The region CAAAGGCCGCGTTGAAGATCCGGTGAACACAGGCCGGAAAGCCCGCGAACAGCTCACCCCGCCCGGTTGAAGATCGACTTTTGGGGTCACCGAGAGCGTGGTTCACCGCCCCTGGCCGCACGCCCGTCGTGGGCCCGTCGGTTCGCCTGCTCGCCGTAGCTCCCCGGAGGCAACAGCCGCCATCCCTGATCGGCGGGGGAGACGATGGTCGTTGACGAAGACGGCGGTGAATGGCGAGGATGGCTTTTAATTCGTCACCGCGAATGAGAGGACTTTCCCATGCTCCGACGTGGCCTCGTGGCCGCCCTCCTCGCCGCCGGTCTGCTCGCCGCCACCGCGGCCCCCGTGCAGGCGATTCCGCCCGGTGAGAGCCTCATCGTGCTCGCCTACTTCTCCGACCCGGAGAAAACCCAGATAATCGGACAGCAGTGGTATGGCTGTGGGCAGCCCCCGGGCAGTTGGGGAGTCCTGGGCGGTTACCGCACCCTCTACTTCACCCCCTGCTGATCGGGCGCGGTCGGGCACCGGACCGGGCCACACCACCGATCTGATCCGGGCGTTGTCGACCGGTGGGCACGTCCGGGATCTCCGGGAGTGCCCACCGGCCGACGAGGTCGACGGGGACGCCGGGTCAGGCCACCGACGCGGGTTGCGGTTCCGTCCGACGCGACCGCTGTAGGGCGACCAGCCCGCGGTCGAGCGACCACGGTCCGGGGCCGAGCACCGCGATCAGCAGGAATGACCAGCAGAACAGGGCGGACAACTCACCGCCGTTGTTCAGCGGCAGCAGGTCGGCCGGCTGGTGAACCACAAAATATGCGTACGCCATCGAGCCGGAGCAGAGCAGGGCGGCCGGGCGGGTACCGAGTCCGACCAGCACCAGCAGTCCTCCGACCAGTTGGATCAGCGCGGCCCACCATCCCGGCCAGGCGCCGAACGGGATGGCGTCGCCGGTGCCACGGCTGCCGCCGAAGACGCCGAACAGCGACGACGCGCCGTGCAGCGTG is a window of Micromonospora sp. NBC_01699 DNA encoding:
- a CDS encoding DoxX family protein, with translation MSADPRRIIVNSVRLPDLVTSLYRIVVGLLFTLHGASSLFGVFGGSRGTGDAIPFGAWPGWWAALIQLVGGLLVLVGLGTRPAALLCSGSMAYAYFVVHQPADLLPLNNGGELSALFCWSFLLIAVLGPGPWSLDRGLVALQRSRRTEPQPASVA